One segment of Altererythrobacter sp. Root672 DNA contains the following:
- a CDS encoding MerC domain-containing protein encodes MGHTIPWIRGRLDRVGMVLSGLCAVHCVLGIVIVAGLGLGGGLLLDPIVHRVGLVCATVVAGVAIGIGAIQHRRAAPFVVAMVGLSFMGGALAVDHGIEEAVLTIIGVILVAAGHTLNLRKPA; translated from the coding sequence ATGGGTCACACTATTCCCTGGATTCGCGGGCGGCTCGACCGCGTTGGCATGGTCCTTTCCGGCCTCTGCGCAGTGCATTGCGTGCTGGGCATCGTCATCGTGGCGGGACTCGGTCTTGGCGGCGGACTGCTGCTCGACCCGATCGTCCACCGCGTGGGCCTGGTGTGCGCGACAGTCGTTGCCGGCGTCGCCATCGGCATCGGCGCCATCCAGCACCGGCGCGCCGCGCCCTTCGTCGTCGCGATGGTCGGCCTGTCCTTCATGGGCGGCGCACTGGCCGTCGACCATGGCATTGAAGAGGCGGTGCTGACGATCATCGGCGTGATTCTCGTTGCGGCCGGGCACACGCTCAACTTGCGCAAGCCCGCGTAA
- the thiS gene encoding sulfur carrier protein ThiS, which produces MTAPINLTINGEPRRSAASTIAELVTELGLKPEKVAVEHNGVIAPRSTLGEVTLAEGDALEIVHFVGGGSDDDTWTVAGRTFRSRLIVGTGKYKDFAENAAALEASGAEIVTVAVRRVNVSDPSAPMLTDFIDPKKVTYLPNTAGCFTAEDAIRTLRLAREAGGWDLVKLEVLGEARTLYPDMRETLRATEVLANEGFKPMVYCTDDPIGAKQLEEAGAVAIMPLGAPIGSGLGIQNRVTIRLIVEGAKVPVLVDAGVGTASDATVAMELGCDGILMNTAIAEAKDPIRMARAMKYAVQAGRDAYLAGRMATRKYADPSSPLAGLI; this is translated from the coding sequence ATGACCGCGCCCATCAATCTCACCATCAACGGCGAGCCGCGCCGCTCCGCCGCCTCGACCATCGCCGAACTCGTCACCGAGCTGGGACTGAAGCCGGAGAAAGTTGCGGTCGAGCACAACGGCGTGATCGCGCCCCGCTCGACTTTGGGAGAAGTGACATTGGCCGAAGGTGATGCCCTGGAGATTGTCCACTTCGTGGGCGGTGGCTCCGATGACGACACCTGGACAGTTGCGGGCCGTACCTTTCGTTCGCGCCTGATCGTCGGCACCGGGAAGTATAAGGACTTCGCGGAAAACGCCGCGGCACTCGAAGCGAGCGGGGCGGAGATCGTCACGGTCGCCGTGCGAAGGGTCAACGTGTCCGACCCTTCGGCGCCGATGTTGACCGATTTCATCGACCCCAAGAAGGTCACCTACCTGCCCAACACCGCCGGCTGTTTCACCGCAGAGGATGCGATCCGCACTCTGCGCCTGGCGCGGGAGGCCGGCGGCTGGGACCTGGTGAAGCTCGAAGTGTTGGGTGAAGCGCGTACGCTCTACCCCGACATGCGCGAGACCTTGCGTGCGACCGAGGTGCTCGCAAACGAGGGCTTCAAGCCGATGGTCTACTGCACCGACGATCCGATCGGGGCGAAGCAGCTGGAAGAAGCGGGCGCCGTGGCGATCATGCCGCTTGGTGCACCGATCGGTTCAGGGCTCGGCATCCAGAATCGGGTGACCATTCGCCTGATCGTCGAAGGTGCAAAGGTCCCGGTGCTGGTCGACGCCGGTGTGGGCACCGCTAGCGACGCCACTGTGGCGATGGAGCTCGGCTGCGACGGCATTCTGATGAACACCGCGATCGCCGAAGCCAAGGACCCGATCAGGATGGCCCGTGCGATGAAGTACGCAGTCCAGGCCGGCCGCGATGCTTACCTCGCCGGTCGCATGGCGACTCGGAAATACGCTGACCCCAGCAGCCCGCTGGCCGGCCTTATCTAA
- a CDS encoding AMP-dependent synthetase/ligase, producing the protein MQLTDFASAPNLVRLFFIRADELGERPFLTAKIEGTWTSISWNEASRQVCLLAQSLRSMGLKDGDRVVLVAENRPEWAIADLAIMAAGCITTPAYTTNTERDHLHILDNSGAKAVIVSNRKLAEPLLPAIVRSGIAHQVIAMEPLRAGQADFEVHQWADLIEGDAVAARAAVEARIAGIGRRDPACIIYTSGTSGAPRGVLLHHGAILCNVEGAAEVLAGDFGWGDERFLSFLPMSHALEHTAGLYLPIGLGADVWFAEGLDKLGSNIEEAKPTFMVVVPRLFEMLRGRIVKQVEKQGRFAQFLLDQALSLAERRAAGVRRLSDWPVERLLDATLRPKIRQRFGGRIKALVSGGAPLNPEVGAFFESMGLVMLQGYGQTESAPVVSCNYPSAGIRLATVGPPLRGVEVRVADDGEILVRGELVMLGYWHNPAETAKTIIDGWLHTGDIGHLDEGGRIVITDRKKDIIVNDKGDNIAPQKLEGMLTLQPEISQAMVSGDKRPYVVGLVVPDCDWSFRWAKENGEKLDIDQLQKLPAFRSALRGAVDRVNQDLSVTEKVRQFAFADEPFTIENGEMTPSLKIRRHKIKERYGDRIDGLYRG; encoded by the coding sequence ATGCAGCTTACCGATTTCGCGTCTGCGCCGAATCTCGTCCGGCTGTTCTTCATCCGCGCGGACGAACTCGGCGAACGCCCGTTTCTGACTGCCAAGATCGAAGGCACCTGGACCTCGATCAGCTGGAACGAGGCTTCGCGCCAGGTCTGCCTGCTCGCGCAATCGCTGCGGTCGATGGGGCTCAAGGACGGCGACCGCGTGGTGCTGGTGGCCGAGAACCGGCCCGAATGGGCGATTGCCGACCTGGCGATCATGGCCGCTGGCTGCATCACCACCCCGGCCTACACCACCAACACCGAACGCGATCACCTGCACATCCTCGACAATTCGGGGGCCAAGGCGGTGATCGTCTCCAATCGCAAGCTGGCCGAGCCGCTGCTCCCCGCCATCGTCCGGTCCGGCATCGCGCACCAGGTGATCGCCATGGAACCGCTGCGCGCGGGCCAGGCGGACTTCGAGGTCCATCAATGGGCCGACCTGATCGAGGGCGATGCCGTGGCAGCGCGCGCTGCGGTGGAAGCGCGGATTGCCGGGATCGGGAGGCGCGATCCGGCCTGCATCATCTACACCAGCGGCACCAGCGGCGCGCCGCGTGGGGTGTTGCTCCACCACGGGGCGATCCTGTGCAATGTCGAAGGCGCGGCCGAAGTGCTCGCCGGCGACTTCGGCTGGGGCGACGAACGCTTCCTTTCGTTCCTGCCAATGAGCCACGCGCTTGAACACACCGCGGGGCTGTACCTTCCGATCGGACTTGGCGCGGACGTCTGGTTTGCGGAAGGTCTCGACAAGCTCGGCAGCAATATCGAGGAAGCCAAGCCGACTTTCATGGTCGTGGTCCCGCGCCTGTTCGAGATGCTGCGTGGCCGCATCGTCAAGCAGGTCGAAAAGCAGGGCCGGTTCGCGCAATTCCTGCTCGATCAAGCACTCAGCCTGGCGGAACGGCGCGCGGCTGGCGTTCGCCGCCTGAGCGACTGGCCGGTGGAGCGCTTGCTCGACGCGACTCTGCGCCCGAAGATCCGGCAACGCTTCGGCGGGCGCATCAAGGCGCTCGTTTCTGGCGGCGCGCCGCTCAATCCCGAGGTCGGCGCATTCTTCGAATCGATGGGCCTGGTCATGCTCCAGGGCTACGGCCAGACCGAGAGCGCGCCGGTGGTGAGCTGCAATTACCCCTCGGCCGGCATTCGCCTGGCGACAGTCGGCCCGCCCTTGCGCGGGGTGGAAGTCAGGGTCGCCGACGATGGCGAGATCCTCGTCCGCGGCGAGTTGGTGATGCTCGGTTATTGGCACAACCCGGCGGAGACCGCGAAGACGATCATCGACGGCTGGCTCCACACCGGCGACATCGGCCACCTCGACGAAGGCGGTCGGATCGTCATCACCGATCGCAAGAAGGACATCATCGTCAACGACAAGGGCGACAACATCGCCCCGCAAAAGCTGGAGGGCATGCTCACGCTCCAGCCCGAAATATCCCAAGCGATGGTGAGCGGCGACAAGCGGCCTTACGTCGTCGGGCTAGTGGTGCCCGACTGCGACTGGTCTTTCCGCTGGGCGAAGGAGAACGGTGAGAAGCTCGACATCGACCAACTCCAGAAACTCCCCGCATTCCGCAGCGCTCTGCGCGGCGCGGTCGATCGCGTGAACCAAGATCTCTCGGTTACCGAAAAGGTTCGCCAGTTCGCCTTCGCCGACGAACCGTTCACGATCGAGAACGGCGAGATGACCCCAAGCCTCAAGATCCGCCGGCACAAGATCAAGGAGCGGTACGGAGACCGGATCGACGGGTTGTATAGGGGCTAG
- the ggt gene encoding gamma-glutamyltransferase, which yields MPNRLLLPLAVLLLGACATVPAPAKTADAKTAGVVSAADPRAAEAGVAMLRQGGSSTDAAIATMLALTVVEPQSSGIGGGGFMMHSAPDGDIQTFDGRETAPSGADPQWFLDADGKPVPFMSAVISGLSVGVPGNVRLAAEAHERYGKLSWAALFQPAIKLARDGWVLSERGRQFLVQSKNRAAHQSEALAIYYDASGEALPVGSVLRNPALAETLEHLAEQGPEWFYSGTNAAQIAAEIAAETPRSGAMTVADVAAYQAKDRPELCGPYRGYRICGMGPPSSGATTVYAILKQLERFDLGALGKDSPVFWHLFAESQRLAFADRERYLADPDFVSVPAEGLMEPDYLAGRGALIDPNSTLAQVTAGMPRGLALAPPDGTEPEEHGTSHFVAVDREGSAVSYTSTVEGSFGSGIMVGGYYLNNELTDFSFAPSVDGRLVANRVEGGKRPRSSMAPTLVYDSQGRLVLVIGAAGGATIPVQVARALIGVIDFGLPLDQAIALPVLFAPGDQLSAEEGSALVPLIPQLQALGHAQIATRSLPLKTNGAQRTAAGWAGAADPRSEGMAIGE from the coding sequence ATGCCCAATCGTCTCCTGCTCCCCCTCGCCGTGCTGCTGCTTGGCGCCTGCGCCACCGTTCCTGCTCCCGCCAAGACCGCCGACGCCAAGACCGCGGGCGTAGTCAGCGCAGCCGATCCGCGTGCGGCCGAGGCCGGTGTCGCCATGCTTCGGCAAGGCGGAAGCTCAACCGATGCCGCGATCGCGACCATGCTCGCGCTCACCGTGGTCGAGCCGCAGAGCTCGGGCATCGGCGGTGGCGGCTTCATGATGCACAGCGCGCCCGACGGCGACATCCAGACTTTCGACGGCCGCGAGACCGCCCCATCTGGCGCGGACCCGCAATGGTTCCTCGACGCCGACGGCAAGCCGGTGCCCTTCATGAGTGCGGTCATTTCCGGCCTCAGCGTCGGCGTTCCGGGCAATGTGCGCCTCGCCGCCGAAGCGCACGAGCGTTACGGGAAGCTGTCCTGGGCAGCCCTGTTCCAACCCGCAATCAAGCTGGCGCGTGACGGCTGGGTGCTGAGCGAGCGCGGGCGGCAGTTCTTGGTCCAATCCAAGAACCGAGCGGCCCACCAATCCGAAGCTCTGGCGATCTACTACGACGCCTCGGGCGAAGCGCTGCCGGTCGGCTCCGTGCTGCGCAATCCCGCGCTGGCCGAAACGCTTGAGCACCTCGCAGAGCAGGGCCCCGAGTGGTTCTACAGCGGCACCAACGCGGCCCAGATCGCCGCCGAAATCGCCGCCGAGACCCCCCGCTCCGGCGCGATGACCGTGGCGGACGTGGCTGCCTACCAGGCCAAGGATCGGCCTGAGCTGTGCGGCCCCTATCGCGGCTACCGTATCTGCGGGATGGGTCCGCCCTCCTCGGGTGCGACTACCGTCTATGCCATCCTCAAGCAGCTTGAGCGGTTCGACCTCGGAGCCCTGGGCAAGGACTCGCCGGTGTTCTGGCATCTCTTCGCCGAATCGCAGCGCCTCGCCTTCGCCGACCGCGAGCGTTACCTTGCCGACCCCGACTTCGTTTCGGTGCCGGCTGAAGGACTCATGGAGCCGGACTACCTCGCCGGGCGTGGAGCGTTGATCGATCCGAACAGCACCCTGGCGCAAGTTACCGCGGGAATGCCGCGCGGCCTCGCGCTCGCTCCGCCCGATGGCACCGAGCCGGAAGAACACGGCACCTCGCATTTCGTCGCCGTGGACCGCGAAGGCAGCGCGGTCAGCTACACCTCGACCGTCGAGGGCTCGTTTGGCTCCGGCATCATGGTCGGCGGCTATTACCTCAACAACGAACTGACCGATTTCAGCTTCGCCCCCTCGGTCGATGGCCGTCTGGTCGCCAACCGCGTCGAGGGTGGCAAGCGCCCACGCAGCTCGATGGCGCCGACGCTGGTCTACGATTCGCAAGGTCGGCTCGTGCTGGTGATCGGCGCCGCGGGCGGTGCGACGATCCCGGTACAGGTAGCCCGAGCGTTGATCGGTGTGATCGACTTCGGCCTCCCGCTCGACCAGGCGATCGCCCTCCCTGTGCTGTTCGCTCCGGGCGACCAGTTAAGCGCCGAGGAAGGCAGCGCTCTCGTACCGCTGATCCCGCAACTCCAGGCGCTCGGCCATGCGCAGATCGCGACTCGCAGCCTGCCGCTCAAGACCAACGGCGCTCAACGCACCGCCGCCGGATGGGCAGGCGCCGCCGATCCCCGCAGTGAAGGAATGGCGATCGGCGAGTAA
- a CDS encoding quinone-dependent dihydroorotate dehydrogenase — translation MLFRLTRHAIYALDPERAHRLAIAGVRFMPGKPAVPGGPLETRVAGLTFPNPLGMAAGFDKDGEVPDALLGQGFGFVEVGSITPRPQAGNPKPRLFRLTEDRAVINRMGFNNGGGPAAAARLLVRQGRPGVVGINIGANKDSADRVADYAQMTQLMAPMASYLAVNISSPNTPGLRALQDEGALTALLDAVFESRGESGPPVFLKVAPDLEPADIEAIARIALDKKLGALIVSNTTISRPPLRSSQAGETGGLSGAPLKELALQRVRDFRKATGGELPLVGVGGIATAEDAWQRIRAGASLVQLYSAMVYEGPGIARHIVSGLETLLRRDGFGSIAEAVGSE, via the coding sequence GTGCTTTTTCGCCTTACCCGACACGCCATCTACGCCCTCGACCCCGAACGCGCGCATCGTTTGGCGATCGCCGGCGTGCGGTTCATGCCCGGCAAGCCAGCCGTGCCGGGCGGTCCGCTCGAAACCCGAGTCGCGGGGCTGACCTTTCCCAATCCGCTGGGCATGGCGGCCGGCTTCGACAAGGACGGCGAAGTGCCGGACGCGCTGCTCGGTCAAGGGTTCGGCTTCGTTGAGGTCGGCTCGATCACGCCGCGCCCGCAAGCGGGAAATCCTAAGCCGCGCCTATTCCGGCTGACTGAAGACCGCGCGGTGATCAACCGCATGGGCTTCAACAACGGCGGCGGACCCGCAGCTGCAGCGCGCTTGCTCGTGCGCCAGGGCCGCCCCGGCGTTGTCGGCATCAACATCGGCGCCAACAAGGATTCGGCCGATCGCGTGGCCGATTATGCGCAGATGACCCAGCTCATGGCGCCAATGGCCTCTTACCTGGCGGTCAATATTTCGAGCCCCAACACGCCGGGCCTGCGCGCGTTGCAGGACGAAGGCGCTTTGACCGCCTTGCTCGACGCGGTGTTCGAATCCCGCGGAGAAAGCGGACCCCCGGTGTTCCTCAAAGTCGCGCCTGACCTCGAGCCGGCCGATATCGAAGCCATCGCGCGGATCGCCCTCGACAAGAAGCTCGGTGCGCTGATCGTATCCAACACCACGATCTCCCGCCCACCGCTGCGGTCGAGCCAGGCAGGCGAAACCGGCGGGCTCTCGGGCGCGCCACTGAAAGAGCTGGCCCTCCAGCGCGTGCGCGATTTCCGCAAAGCCACAGGTGGCGAACTGCCGTTGGTGGGAGTCGGCGGCATCGCTACGGCCGAGGACGCCTGGCAGCGGATTCGCGCTGGAGCGAGCCTGGTCCAACTCTACAGCGCGATGGTCTACGAAGGGCCGGGCATAGCTCGCCACATCGTAAGTGGCCTGGAAACCCTTTTGCGGCGTGATGGCTTCGGCTCCATTGCCGAGGCGGTGGGAAGCGAATAG
- a CDS encoding SUF system Fe-S cluster assembly regulator — MRLSSMADYAVVTMCAAARHCGSARVSATELAEETGVPLPTVQKLVSLLSRAGLLRSVRGAGGGLKLARPAAAISLADIVEAVEGPIALTACVEQGKHDCALEPCCNVRPHWGLVNETLRGALAGVPLTQLAQPEVPA, encoded by the coding sequence ATGCGCCTGTCCAGCATGGCCGACTATGCCGTCGTCACGATGTGCGCCGCCGCGCGCCATTGCGGATCTGCGCGCGTTTCGGCCACGGAACTGGCGGAAGAGACCGGCGTGCCGTTGCCGACGGTGCAGAAGCTGGTCAGCCTGCTTTCGCGCGCCGGCCTGCTGCGCTCGGTTCGCGGCGCGGGCGGCGGTCTGAAGCTCGCGCGGCCGGCCGCGGCGATCTCGCTTGCCGATATCGTCGAGGCGGTCGAAGGCCCGATCGCGCTGACCGCCTGTGTCGAGCAGGGCAAGCACGATTGCGCGCTCGAGCCTTGCTGCAATGTCCGTCCCCATTGGGGGCTGGTGAATGAAACCCTGCGCGGGGCCTTGGCGGGCGTACCGCTGACTCAGCTCGCGCAACCGGAAGTACCCGCATGA
- the sufB gene encoding Fe-S cluster assembly protein SufB, whose amino-acid sequence MSEELEIQDRAAREAAAKAAEYEHGWSADIEQEFAPKGLDESTVRFISGKKNEPEWMLDWRLKAFRMWLEMEEPNWAKLGYPKIDYQDAYYYAAPKKKTELKSLDELDPEIRLVYEKLGIPIEEQKVLAGVEGARKVAVDAVFDSVSVATTFREELKKAGVIFLSISEAIREYPELVKKWLGRVVPQRDNYFATLNSAVFSDGTFVYIPEGVRCPMELSTYFRINAENTGQFERTLIIAEKGSYVSYLEGCTAPMRDENQLHAAVVELVAMEDAEIKYSTVQNWYPGDAEGKGGIYNFVTKRGLCQGARSKISWTQVETGSAVTWKYPSCVLNGEDSVGEFYSVAVTNNYQQADTGTKMIHNGKGSRSTIVSKGISAGKSNNTYRGLVRVAANADGVRNFTQCDSLLLGSECGAHTVPYIEVKNPTAQIEHEATTSKISDDQLFYAMQRGLGQEEAVALIVNGFAKEVLQQLPMEFAVEAQKLLGISLEGSVG is encoded by the coding sequence ATGAGTGAAGAGTTGGAAATCCAGGATCGCGCCGCGCGCGAGGCTGCTGCCAAGGCGGCCGAATACGAACACGGCTGGTCGGCCGACATCGAGCAGGAGTTCGCGCCCAAGGGGCTCGACGAATCGACCGTGCGCTTCATCAGCGGCAAGAAGAACGAGCCCGAATGGATGCTCGACTGGCGGCTCAAGGCGTTCCGCATGTGGCTCGAGATGGAAGAGCCGAACTGGGCCAAGCTCGGCTACCCGAAGATCGATTACCAGGACGCGTACTACTACGCCGCGCCGAAGAAGAAGACGGAGCTCAAGAGCCTCGACGAACTTGATCCCGAGATTCGCCTGGTCTACGAAAAGCTCGGCATTCCGATCGAGGAGCAGAAGGTCCTCGCCGGCGTCGAAGGCGCGCGCAAGGTCGCGGTCGATGCGGTGTTCGACTCCGTCTCGGTCGCTACGACCTTCCGCGAAGAGCTGAAGAAGGCCGGCGTGATCTTCCTCTCGATCAGCGAGGCGATCCGCGAATATCCTGAGCTCGTGAAGAAGTGGCTCGGCCGTGTCGTGCCGCAGCGCGACAACTACTTCGCCACGCTCAACAGCGCGGTCTTTTCGGACGGGACCTTCGTCTACATCCCCGAAGGCGTGCGCTGCCCGATGGAGCTGAGCACCTATTTCCGCATCAACGCCGAGAACACCGGCCAGTTCGAGCGGACGCTGATCATCGCCGAGAAGGGCAGCTACGTCTCCTACCTCGAAGGCTGCACCGCGCCGATGCGCGACGAAAACCAGCTCCACGCCGCGGTGGTCGAACTGGTCGCGATGGAAGATGCGGAGATCAAGTACTCTACGGTGCAGAACTGGTACCCAGGCGACGCCGAAGGCAAGGGCGGGATCTACAACTTCGTCACCAAGCGCGGGTTGTGCCAGGGAGCGCGGAGCAAGATCTCCTGGACCCAGGTAGAGACCGGCAGCGCGGTGACCTGGAAGTATCCGTCCTGTGTGCTCAATGGCGAGGATTCGGTCGGCGAGTTCTACTCGGTGGCCGTCACCAACAACTACCAGCAGGCCGACACGGGTACCAAGATGATCCACAACGGCAAGGGCAGCCGCTCGACGATTGTCTCAAAGGGCATCAGCGCGGGGAAGAGCAACAATACCTACCGCGGGCTGGTGCGCGTTGCCGCCAATGCTGACGGGGTGCGCAACTTCACGCAGTGCGACAGCCTGTTGCTCGGCAGCGAATGCGGGGCGCACACCGTGCCTTACATCGAGGTCAAGAACCCGACCGCGCAGATCGAGCACGAGGCGACCACCAGCAAGATCAGCGACGATCAGCTGTTCTACGCCATGCAGCGCGGGCTCGGGCAGGAAGAGGCGGTGGCGTTGATCGTCAACGGCTTCGCGAAGGAAGTGCTGCAGCAGCTGCCGATGGAATTCGCCGTAGAGGCGCAGAAGCTCTTGGGTATCAGTCTGGAAGGAAGCGTTGGATGA
- a CDS encoding DUF559 domain-containing protein yields MTAERKKLSLGNVTDRERATGDAEKAWKVSPARAEQLKLRARDMRRNPSEAQKLLWERLKDKQCGFTFNREVVMGSAIVDFACKTRWVVVETGGTGEDAEATLGALSDRKLTDVGVRVMRFAETDIIEDTEKVVKAIKDELQKPFDRPGSNERKHARN; encoded by the coding sequence ATGACCGCCGAGCGCAAGAAACTCTCGCTCGGCAACGTGACCGACCGCGAACGGGCCACCGGAGACGCGGAGAAGGCCTGGAAGGTCTCGCCCGCTCGGGCCGAGCAGCTCAAGCTGCGCGCCCGAGACATGCGGCGCAATCCTTCCGAAGCGCAGAAGCTGCTGTGGGAGCGGCTGAAGGACAAGCAGTGCGGCTTCACCTTCAACCGCGAAGTGGTGATGGGCAGCGCGATCGTCGATTTCGCCTGCAAGACCCGTTGGGTCGTGGTCGAGACTGGCGGCACCGGTGAGGATGCCGAAGCCACACTCGGCGCGCTTAGCGACCGCAAGCTGACCGACGTCGGCGTGCGCGTCATGCGCTTTGCCGAAACCGACATCATCGAAGACACCGAAAAGGTCGTGAAGGCGATCAAGGACGAGCTGCAGAAGCCGTTCGATCGCCCTGGGTCCAACGAGAGAAAACATGCTCGAAATTAA
- the sufC gene encoding Fe-S cluster assembly ATPase SufC, translated as MLEIKNLHATVGGTPILNGLSLAVNAGEIHAIMGPNGAGKSTLAYVLGGRPGYEVTGGSVSFNGQDLLSLDPHERAALGLFLGFQYPVEIPGVSNVQFLREALNAQRRARGEDPLSGGEFLKLAKEKAGLLRMDMEMLKRAVNVGFSGGEKKRSEMVQMGILDPAFAVLDETDSGLDIDALKIVGEGINSIMRRPDKGVLLITHYQRLLDYVKPDVVHVLAKGRIVKSGGPELALELEREGYEAVA; from the coding sequence ATGCTCGAAATTAAGAATCTCCACGCCACCGTCGGCGGTACGCCGATCCTCAATGGGCTTTCGCTCGCCGTGAACGCGGGGGAAATCCATGCGATCATGGGGCCGAACGGCGCGGGCAAGTCGACGCTGGCCTATGTGCTCGGCGGGCGGCCCGGATACGAGGTGACTGGCGGTTCGGTCAGCTTCAACGGGCAGGACCTGCTGTCGCTCGATCCGCACGAGCGGGCGGCGCTGGGGCTGTTCCTCGGCTTCCAGTACCCGGTCGAAATCCCTGGCGTGTCCAACGTCCAGTTCCTGCGCGAGGCGCTTAACGCCCAGCGCAGGGCACGTGGGGAGGATCCGCTCTCGGGCGGCGAGTTCCTCAAGCTGGCCAAGGAGAAGGCCGGGCTGCTGCGCATGGACATGGAAATGCTCAAGCGGGCGGTGAACGTCGGCTTTTCCGGCGGCGAGAAGAAGCGCTCCGAGATGGTCCAGATGGGCATTCTCGATCCGGCTTTCGCGGTGCTCGACGAGACCGATTCCGGGCTCGACATCGACGCGCTCAAGATCGTCGGCGAAGGCATCAACTCGATCATGCGCCGCCCGGACAAGGGCGTGCTGCTGATCACTCACTACCAGCGGCTACTCGATTACGTGAAGCCGGACGTGGTCCACGTCCTCGCCAAGGGCCGCATCGTGAAAAGCGGCGGTCCCGAACTGGCGCTCGAGCTCGAGCGCGAAGGCTACGAGGCGGTGGCGTGA